The segment ttaaataaatgaattcaatAAAAACTGACATTATAGATAATCTACTTTCTAATATAATACTATATCATTTTCTTAGCTGACAATCTAAGACACTCATTATATTATGGTAATATAATTTAAGTGTGAAAATTATGGTtagcagctttatttatttattatttactttcatgGGTTTGATTTCTGTGTGCTTACCACCAGCATCAGTCAGACATAATGGTACGTATGCACATCagtgtttttggaatgttttaatCGCAATAATTGTACTAATTTCCTCTGTTTTTCTTGTTATTTGGTAGATCAGTAACTCAAGAACTTCTCATATGATTAGCCAGTATTGTGTAATAAGTCACATATGGCCTTCAGAAAAGTCAAGCCTTAAACTTGTGACCTCCGGGTATTAGGAGGTAATATGCCACAAGTAACAAGTTTATATGCTTTTAGAAAACACATACATTTTGCTGCAAAGTTCAAGACAGTCTGCTGTAAACTTATGCATCTTATTCTGTACCATTTACAAAAGATGGCAAGAATTTAAAAGCAAAAGTTTTTTATTGATTGGttatgtagaccttaacagccttGTTGATGATGTTTTTCAATGGTTGCTTATTTCCCATCTTGCACAAACATtaatttctattttaaatcaaaGTATCAGCAGAGTTTTGTTCACATGGACCCCACACACTGTAATAAAAAATACGTTTCTGATCATATGGGGTTGTCACATAGGTTTTTGTGCACTAAATGAAACAACGGTGTTGTTAACAAGAACTGTAAATGTTAAGTAGTgttgttgccagtgttgggaAGTAGCATTGCTAATGTTGGTTAAACGTTTTCCATTAGTGTAGTGGTAGTGCACCCCTGGAGCTACAACAGCATCCCCTATTTGGAAAAGGCTTCAAGATTCTTAAAGGCTTCTTCAAGATTTTAATTTATGCAATTGCATTAAAAGAGAATTCCTGACTCTCAATcaacatttaaattatttggctgcttttatatggtaggGGTCATCATATTGGATTTGCAACAAGTCCGCCACATGATTTTCTATCCTGTTGCAAAATTTCTCAAAAATGCTcagtgtatttgtgattatgGCTTTGTGCAGACCACTCGAGTTACTTTACACCAAACCCTGTCCTTAGAGACTTTACTATGTTCAGAGGTACATGCTGAAACAGGGCAgagtcttccccaaactgtctTCTCCAAGGTTATAATGTATGTGATATAATctggtatatacagtacacttacAGAAACTAGTCTGGCTGAAACACTTGGACTTAATAATCAAAAGGGTTGTCcatcttttggccatataggatACATCAGTAGCTCTTTAATGAAGAAACTTTAGTGAATCTGCAGACTTTTTAATGAATAATAGTGGACACTATAATAATGGggtattttgttttttgttctacCAACATATaccaaaatatacagtgtatcacaaaaatgagtacacccctcacatttctgcagatatttaagtatatcttttcatgggacaacactgacaaaatgacactttgacacaatgaaaagtagtctgtgtgcagcttatataacagtgtaaatttattcttccctcaaaataactcaatatacagccattaatgtctaaaccaccggcaacaaaagtgagtacacccctaagagactacacccctaaatgtccaaattgagcactgcttgtcattttccctccaaaatgtcatgtgatttgttagtgttactaggtctcaggtgtgcatagggagcagttgtgtttaatttagtagtacagctctcacactctctcatactggtcactgaaagttccaacatggcacctcatggcaaagaactctctgaggatcttaaaagacgaattgttgcgctacatgaagatggccaaggctacaagaagattgccaacaccctgaaactgagctgcagcacagtggccaagatcatccagcgttttaaaagagcaggttccactcagaacagaccttgcgttggtcgtccaaagaagctgagtgcacgtgctcagcgtcatatccaactgctgtctttgaaagctaggcgcaggagtgctgtcagcattgctgcagagattgaaaaggtggggggtcagcctgtcagtgctcagaccatacgccgcacactacatcaaattggtctgcatggctgtcaccccagaaggaagcctcttctgaagtctctacacaagaaagcccgcaaacagtttgctgaagacatgtcaacaaaggacatggattactggaaccatgtcctatggtctgatgagaccaagattaatttgtttggttcagatggtctcaagcatgtgtggcggcaatcaggtgaggagtacaaagataagtgtgtcatgcctacagtcaagcatggtggtgggaatgccatggtctggggctgcatgagtgcagcaggtgttggggagttacatttcattgagggacacatgaactccaatatgtactgtgaaatactgaagcatgatcccctccctccggaaactgggtcgcagggcagtgttccagcatgataatgaccccaaacacacctctaagacgaccactgctttattgaagaggctgagggtaaaggtgatggactggccaagcatgtctccagacctaaacccaatagaacatctttggggcatcctcaagcggaaggtggaggagcgcaaagtctcgaatatccgccagctccgtgatgtcgtcatggagcagtgaaaaagcattccagtggcaacctgtgaagctctggtaaactccatgcccaggagagttaaggcagttctgggaaataatggtggccacacaaaatattgacacttcaggaactttcactaaggggtgtactcacttttgttgccagtggtttagacattaatggctgtatattgagttattttgagggaagaataaatttacactgttatataagctgcacacagactacttttcattgtgtcaaagtgtcattttgtcagtgttgtcccatgaaaagatatacttaaatatctgcagaaatgtgaggggtgtactcacttttgtgatacactgtacaatcgtgtctgtgtatttgtgtgataGCACTGCGGTGATTGTAGCCCTGCAATGATTTGAGATCTGTACACTGCTCAAGCGCCTATAACAATGACCTTGAATTAAAACCTTCAAGTTTAACTGATTTACAAAGTAACagtttcaggttttggtttttattttaacgTGCGATACAACATGTGCTGTAACAAAGTTAACAAAACCATAAATGCCAAAGCTAATGTAACCAACCATGTGCCTGACATGAATTACCATGTTTTTGCATCTTATGTGTGCTGCTTGAAGTTCAGTTAAACCACAGGAAGTCAgggaaaatgttttaatgtaattaCAATGTGACAtattttacaaacaatacagagAAAATGAAAATCACAAATCACACTTGGTAAAATtagagtataatataatattaatactggGAAACTCTGGGACTTCAAGTAAAATTGAAAGCAGGTCACAGTTTATTTTTTCATTGTGAATTTTCAGGCATGGCATCGGAGTGTCCTGTACAGCATCAGCATTTGTGTACGTAGTATCCGGTGACGTAGCCGAGGATGTACATTGAAATCATCACAGCCAGCGAGCCTGCTACTCTCACCACCACACCAAGCTGCCCCGTGCACAGTTTGTTATATATCCTAAACCAGAAAAGACACCATCAGCAATACAAGACATACATGCAATACTTTCCTATATGTTTAGGATaggcattttaatatttaaccaccataatttaacattaaacctccttgtttctacactcactgtccattttatcagctccacttaccatagagaagcactttgtggttctacaattactgaccgtagtccatctgtttctctgcatgctttgttagccccctttcatgctgttcttcaatggtgaggactctcccaggaccactacagagtaggtattatttaggtggtggatcattctcagcactgcagtgacactgacatggtggtggtgtgttagtgtgtgttgtgctggtatgagtggataagacacagcagcgctgatggagtttttaaacacctcactgtcacttctggactgagaatagtccaccaaccaaaaatatatccagccaacaatgccccgtgggcagcgttctgtgaccactgatgaaggtctagaagatgaccaactcaaacagcagcaatagataggCGATCGTCTCTAAATTTACATCTACAtagtggaccagctaggtaggagtttctaataaagtggacatggtatttaaaaactccagcagcactgctgtgtctgatccactcataccagcacaacacacactaacacaccaccaccatgtcagtgtcactgcagtgctgagaatgatccaccacccaaataatacctgctctgtggtggtcctgaccattaaagaacagggtgaaaggaggctaaaacgGTATGTAGAGaactagatggactacaggcagtaattgtagaactttacagtgcttctatatggtaagtggagctgataaaatagacagtgtgtgtagaaacaaggaggtggttttaatgttatggctgatcagtgtatattaataagatctaaaaaaaaagctgtaaaTCTGCCTGActgaagtaaataaatagtatataAATAGGCTGTATCATATACTGATCTAAAAGCAGGTATTGGTAAGAAAGCATAGAAAATACAATAGCTTTTGTTAGTCTGTTCAtaagtttaaatatttgacatgcAGGTCAGATAATAGATTAAATCAAGTCTATTTATCCTTTGTAAATAAAGATCTGAGTGTAAAGAACCAAACTAGTCTATCCAGTCTTACTGTCAGGTTTAGAGCTCCAGTGCTGACTTTTAAAAACTATAGAGGAAATGATAAAAGTGGATATAAATTAACTTTAAGTAAAAGTGGTATGTTGGtgtaatacagtacattaaataaattcagtgaatgtcaataaaatatattttaaaataataatataaaattgtaGCAAATACAAAAAATGTTTGCTAAAACcaaaataagcttttttttatttttagatcttGAATGTACAAGCATTTTCCAGGGAATTTGGAAACAGGTTTTTACCGTGTTAACTGCACACAGTAGTCTGGTTTGGTTTTCATAACAGCTTAATTTGACAATTTTCTAACATTAGTATAATCCACTACAGACTAACTTCAATGAACTACAGTAGAATAATCATCCAGCCCTTGTGTAATCTTATCCAGTACAATGTGTTGAAAAGATCTGGTTATGTACAGCCTGACTGGGACCAGGGTGGCTAAACTATAGACAGTTTTCATCTAATCACTTCACACTTTGAAACAGGCCTAGTTTACGATGATTCTAATGATTGCTAAATGGGTAATAAACCATGAAAATTAGAAAAACAAGTTGCTATGCATTTAATATGCTGGTGGATGTGACTACCAAattgtatgtatgttttttccaagtgactatggttaaaatatccactttttttttatcattaatcTACTGACAGATTAATAGATATTTTTACATGTAACAGCATTTCCAAAGAAATACAGGTCACATATAGACAACTAAGGtaccattttatcatctcctaTTTCAAGCATGTTAGCCATtcatgacagtatacagtatttaactTTCAATACACATATTTTATTTCCAAAGTATTTTGGTATTTAAGTTTTatatccaattgcccgattgtgtcatgcttcttctccaccaatgccgatccccactctgattgaggagaacaaagctaaccaaCGCCCCtgccgacacgtgggcagcatgccgtatgcatcttatcacctacactttgacagctcagcactgtgtacggagagacacaccctgacagcactcttttctcatctctgtgcaggcaccatcaatcagccagcagaggtcgtaattgcattagttatgagagagagaccctatccgacttaatcccacccatatctcaacaacaggccaatcgttgttcatgtggctgctcagtctAGCtcgcaggcagagctgagattcgatacaatgtattcgagatcccagttctggttccagcgtgtgcttttaccgctgcaccacctgagcggccgccacaaagttttaatatatatatatatatatatatatatatatatatatatatatacatgtatttatatcatttattaaGACAGAATTTGGCAAATGGgaacatatacactatattgacaAAAGAATTGGGACACCTACACATTACACCTACAGGAGCTTTCATGATATCCCATTATAaatccataggcattaatataaagttggtATCTCCTTTGTAGCTACAACAGCTACATTGTacaaggttttggagtgtgtctgtgggcatTTTGGCGATTCATCCAAAAGAGGATTTGTGGACACTGATGTTGCATGAGTGGGCCAaagacactgatgttgaataAGAGGGCCTGACTCGCAATCTCTGTAttagttcatcccaaagatatTCAACAGGGTAGAGGTCAGGGCACTCACTGTACAGGCcagttctttcacaccaaattccttgctttgtgcactgggacacagtcatgctagaacagggtCCAGGCCAACCCCTGAAAAACAActtcaccaaactttacagttggcCCGATGCACTCAGATAGGTGTTGTTTCTTGGCCAAACCCAGTCTCGTCCATCAGACTGCCATATAGAGaagagaagcgtgatttgtcactccataaAACAGGTTTCCACTGCTCCAGTGACAGTGTGCTTTACGCCACTCCATCCAAAGcttggcattgtgcttggtgatgtaaggcttgtatgcagctgctcagccatgaaAACCCATGCCATAGAGTCCCAGACTAacagtttttgtgctgatgttaatgccaAAGGAGGTTTGGAACTCTGCAGTTGTTGAGTCAGCAGAGCATTGCtgacttttatattttaacttCAACTTACTCTGCCACTTCCACTTTTAATAATACCACTCACAGTTAATCTTGGAATATCTGTGAGGGAGGACATGTCTCAAACTGACTTGTAATGGTGGCATGCAGTAACGTGCTCAAATTCAGTGATCAATTCTTTTACAAATATTTGGAAAGGCAGACTGCCCGGATAGGTGCCTGAGTTTATACACCAGTGGCAATGGGGCTGAATGAAACAgatgtatttaattaataagaggcgtgtcccaatacttttgtccatatagtgtatattaaatatactgtaagACTAATTTCCAGGATTATTCAGAGAAATACACACTAAATCAGTTAATGTAGATATGAAGATTTTCTAATTTCACCAAAACTGAGTTAGAGATTTATAGTAGTTTAACTCACACGCTCTACCTAGACACACTTTTTACACTGCTGTTTTatctgtaccttaaccacattcacacataaatgtttctttatttgtgttgttATTACTGTTTAGTTTCACCTGAAGCATTATGGTCAATTGAagattaatgaaaataaaacacatcaatTTCATTCTTGAACAAAATAAGCTAAGtttaagttttaagtgacaAGTTGTCCCCCcaatttccccccaattttcttcccaatctagtcgtatccaataacCTGTTTGCATTACGCTTCTCGACTGTTGTTGAACTCCACTCTGATCAAGGAGAGTACTGAGTAACACACGCCCCcgccgacatgtgtgcagtagccgactacatcttttcatctgcacgaggcgagttcatatgtggatcagctctgtgtacggagagccactcTCTGATTTCATTATCCCCCatttctgtgcaggtgccatcaatcagccagaggTCATAATTACATCAGgcatgaggaatcccctctgacACGCcccctgaacaacaagccaatcattgttcatgtaggcgtccAGCCTgaaggtagcagagctgagatttgaaccgacaagtttgagatgtcagctatGGTGTGCtaacatgttttaccgctgcaccagcCCAGCTGAATTATAAAGATACAGAGGAACAATTGGGTAAAATTTAAACAAATTTGGGTGGAAATACATTTCGCTATGTGGGTAGAGCTCTGGGCTGTCAACCGAAAGGTTGTGGGtctgaatcctggctctgccaagcAGCCTCTTGTgaagttgttttttattgtcttttcaACCATATTGTGCAGTACACAATAAAACTAAACATCCTCCAGGACCTAGTGCTacatacaaaaacacagcactGCAGGAGACAACATAGAACTAACTAATGCTATGTAAACTATGCGTGTGCAAATGTGTGAAAGATGATATAGGAACAGAGCAAGACAAAACAAACAgtgcaaacagaacagaacagtgcaAAGCAAAAACAGAGTGCAGACAGAACGATTATTGTGTTTCAGTGACAATGAACAGTACACAGTACTATGTGGGGTATGTGGATGAATAGAGTGCAGAATATAATATTGTATAAGACAGCATGCAATAGAGCTAATGTTAAGATATAAACATAACCCTATTTGCAGCAAATTTCAGCAACAATAGTGCAAAGTTGCAGAGGGAtgggagtgagtgtgtgtgtgtgtagtgtttagttcttaaaacttaaaaacaagaaaaaatattttagtatactgtatgtgtgtgtatttatatatgacaAGTCATTCTTTTTCTATACTTAAAATataacttaaaaataaaatatgtagttGGATAACTTTTTATAATCTGTTTATAAGTTTTGGGGACTGGGGCAGTTAGTGGTGGTTTGTATCAGCCTGAATTACTTGACATgggtttcaccaggaaacagTAGGCGCTAGGTAGGAATACCTTGGATAGACCACCAAGTCATCGCAGCGCTTTGGCCATCCTTCCCACAGCTGGTAATTTAGACCCTGGAACCCAATGGCTAACGTAATtttccgctgcaccacccgagcgccctagtcactatattatattatattaatgttgAGAATTTAAGACTATATTCTTTTGTAAACTGCAATAACTATATTACAGAATATGTGATTTGACTGCAAAGATTTCACACAAGTAATAACACCTGAGATCAATAAGCTTTCTAAAGGTCTTAGTGACGAAGCCTTAAACATCTGTCAGAGAAATTGGGTTAGATAATTTGCAAGTTCAAAGTTCATGAAACCACACATTTTCCACAGACAGCTACACTACACATGGTTACACATTGTACAAAAAAGGTGAAGTGCTTGCATGACCTATCCAATATCCTAAATCCCATTTATGAGGGGGTTTTAAGAAAGTACATTAATAAATGATGTATAAATTGCATCAGAGGGAATCGCTAGTAACCTAGTAAGATCCCAAAAGGaataagaaaaaatatttataaggtCAGAAGCTGTAACTACTAACATCTGTAATCTTAAAAATATGTATAATTagaaaacatgtttaagtgtTAAATTAATATGTGTAATTTGTATAATGCTTAAATTAAATGTTCTTATTCAGTCACCAAGAGCTAATAACACTCTGCTGCAAAGCCGTTGTTGATTTTAATAATAGAGAAATTAACCAGCCTTGTAATCTTTAAACCCAGGACATTGTAACTAAAATGTGCCCCACTTTGGCCCCTCCAGAACCAGTACTGCACTGTTCTACTTACTGTGTAGCATTTGTGGTGATTATTACAACCTGACAGCAGGCAGCATTCTTGTACTGCATTGTCTATTAGGTTTTATATCTTTACATTATAAAACTGACCCCATAACAATAAACCAGTCTAgaatgtatgaataaatgattgcatgcattaaataaatactttaccataaaaataaatgactaatTCGCAAAAGTGGTTTTATCTGTGGCattgtaattaaaaataattttactcTGGCTAGTCTAATACTGGTTTTGTACTGGTAAAGGTGAAGGTAGCTTTTTGTGATTACAACCTGAGTAGTGCAGGTATTGTAGTCAGGCTgaatttccctttttttttttttttttttgcttatttaCACTTGAAACCAACCATGTTTACAATAAACACTCTTAAATATTACTGACAAAACAATTAagtataagtttttttttactatcaCAATTGTTCTGCCTGTCTGGAAGCTCTGCATGCGTTTATTACATATTTCTTAAAATGTTAAtaggtcatttaaaaaaaaacactaaataataaggACAGGATGGTAGATTTTAGTTGTTTTACAGTACAACTgtaggttgccagattgggtcGTTTATTTTCATCTAACCCATTCGCATTTAAAACCCTGATCAAATGAACTGTTAATCATGGAAACCATACAAATTAACGACAAGCTTTTTGAATATTAATTGTATAGTTGTGTCGGCACACCGAACCTGTGAACTGTAGGTGTGcctattagtatttttttttaaatgttgacTGGTTAGTTTTATGTAGCCTGTTATAACGTTTGTTAAGTCTTTTAAGAGCTATACAAGCAAACTGACAGCAAAACCACAACAACCTTAGAatacaaaaaaactacttaCCCATTAAGGCTGGATTGGGAAGCACCAACATTCATGTTAAGATTGTCTTCATTCCAGCGGTTGTACTGCACACTGGCTTCACCAGTCTCCATTTCCTACCGCCTTCTGTGTTCGTATAAAACCAGCTACCAAACAAATACAACCATTTAATGTCTGAACTTTACCACAACATGCTTCCTGTTATGGAGTCGCCTTCCCGACAGTACAATGTGACTAAAGCTCTTGTTGTTAAAGACATGAGCAAGTCGGGGCACGGggcagtctctctctctctctctctctctctcgctctctctctctctctctgttactGGCTGAAGTCCAACCACAAATCAGCATGTCAGATCCTGACTAACCTTATTTGTTGAGCATAAATACaccttattttacatttttccttACACAACTATTACTTTTAGCACTTATTAATTGTTAACTACAGGTGACCTTCAACTCTAACAACCATTAAAACGTTTTACACATGCCAAGTACCAAACAACTTCTATTGATTTAGTAATCCTGTAGCTTTGAAGTAGGATTGTTCAAGTCATTTAAAGCCAGCTACTGTCTTATCTAAGTATGAGTTGTACTTACAAGAGGTTTTCTACACTGACTGCTGACTGAATGATTTGCTCCTCTGTAACTATCTCatttctgctgaacttttaCTCTTTAAGTGCCATAAAGTGCACAGGGCACTTGTGATTTCCATTGTTAACAGATAATCAGGCCAAGATCCAAtgtgtaaagtgtaaaacatttgcTGATATAGAACTTTTAAAGGTAATTTGACCTAgatttgtaataataaattcatttgttttacattacattccAGCATTTACCAACCCTGAGTATATATCagaaacactacttaaaatgtgACTTACATTTAAATCACATTAACAAGCACAGCAATGGCTAAGTTATACTATGTTTTATACCTGTTAACTGCATGTATCAGCTGTAAATGATAAAGAGCACTTTGTTATGTAATATTTAAAGCAATGTTAAGCAACTATAAGAATTACAAAGTACTTAAAAAACACAACCTAAATTTGTTTTAACAAATTTAACAATAGAAATAACTCACATCAATGGGTttatgaaggctttcacagacCATTAACAGAGCTGGTTCCAGAAGTCCTCCAGCATTacaccattattttacatttctcACTGATTGTATAAACAAATGAACAGAGTTTATACACCATTATTAATCAGAGTATTATTCAAAGTTAGttaaattatacagtataacttGCCTGTAATAATACTGATTTATAACAAACACATACTGATTAGTAAAAAAACAattgttttgtaaaataattataCTAAGTTTTAAAAGAATATAAACTGATTTGTAAAAGAAGCTAATACTAATTCATGTTCCTTTATTATTCATAACATCATTTCTTAACTTGTTGATCATACCTACAGTACAGACTACCTTTTGTTCACAGGAATTTGGAACAGGCCTAATGCACCCGCATAAGACACTTTGTTTAACATTGTGTTCTGAGGGCTCTAGGCTTTCTCCATCTGTCCCTGTCTTTGCTACACCTGGGTCACTGTCCTTCATACCAAAGTCTGTTTTCAGTCACCTTTTTCGCACACATAAATTATACTTCATACCAAAGTTTGTCCTTATAGTGTATTTAATGTTCATTATTTGTTAATCATTAATTGTAAATGGATCATCATACAAATATATCTCATACAAATGTTTAGCcataaccatcaattgcttttTGATAAGTGTcagctaaatgcagtaaatgtgcaaatgatgcactcataccagaacatacatacatgtatttAGTGTAAATGTGGTGCTTAGAATCGTCCACCatccaaacatcatctggtcagtggagTACAGGGATGACAAAGTGTACTGAGCAACAGATACCGTCAGTTTTTTCTTATCTATTTAGTTAATTTATATAGAAGTCATaccttataaaataataaattaataatatgatGTAAATT is part of the Trichomycterus rosablanca isolate fTriRos1 chromosome 7, fTriRos1.hap1, whole genome shotgun sequence genome and harbors:
- the smim1 gene encoding small integral membrane protein 1, giving the protein METGEASVQYNRWNEDNLNMNVGASQSSLNGIYNKLCTGQLGVVVRVAGSLAVMISMYILGYVTGYYVHKC